The Phragmitibacter flavus genome has a segment encoding these proteins:
- a CDS encoding HAD family hydrolase — protein MPKPPPSLILCFDFDGTLVNHESDPQFHPAMADVLREFRRRGAVWVVNTGRSLSQTLAGLAQHNIFLLPDFIIAQECELYRPGFFRAWSDYGSWNRRARKEHAHFVSKHQKFLHAVREHVATHPGAEFLLGDLGQVGVVAQDDVQLDEICVVIDQLCASQPDVGYHRNGRYLRFSHADYSKGSALRELGRLLSVPRERIFAAGDNYNDLSMLDPAIAANLACPGNALDPIKEHILAAGGFVAERVASEGMLEALAHFFKSPLPVNFVQPQLDTDGLR, from the coding sequence ATGCCAAAACCGCCACCCAGCCTGATCCTCTGCTTCGACTTCGACGGCACTCTGGTCAATCATGAATCCGATCCGCAATTCCATCCTGCGATGGCTGATGTGCTGCGTGAGTTCCGCCGTCGTGGTGCGGTTTGGGTGGTCAACACCGGGCGCAGTTTAAGCCAGACGCTCGCCGGTCTCGCTCAACACAACATTTTCCTGCTCCCCGATTTTATCATCGCCCAGGAATGCGAACTCTATCGCCCGGGATTCTTCCGAGCCTGGAGCGACTATGGTTCGTGGAATCGTCGGGCCCGGAAAGAGCATGCGCACTTCGTTTCCAAACATCAAAAATTTCTTCATGCCGTGCGTGAACATGTCGCCACCCACCCCGGGGCGGAATTCCTGCTCGGCGACCTTGGCCAGGTCGGTGTGGTGGCCCAAGACGATGTCCAGCTCGATGAGATTTGCGTGGTGATTGACCAGCTGTGCGCCAGCCAACCTGACGTGGGTTATCATCGCAATGGTCGTTATCTGCGCTTTTCTCATGCTGACTACAGCAAAGGCAGCGCTCTGCGCGAACTGGGTCGGCTTCTCAGCGTCCCCCGCGAACGCATCTTTGCTGCCGGCGACAATTACAACGATCTTTCGATGCTCGACCCCGCCATTGCGGCCAACCTTGCCTGTCCCGGCAACGCGCTTGATCCCATCAAAGAACACATCCTTGCCGCAGGCGGTTTTGTGGCGGAGCGCGTCGCCAGCGAAGGCATGCTGGAGGCCCTCGCGCACTTCTTCAAATCCCCACTGCCCGTCAATTTTGTGCAACCACAGTTGGACACTGACGGACTTCGTTAA
- a CDS encoding APC family permease, giving the protein MASTTISTSNDGKEPELRKSLGAWQVALYGLGSMLGAGIYALVGKAAGTLGNAIWLAFLAAMVVAMLTGLSYACVGSRYARAGGAAYVTHRALKRPWLSYVVGLCVTMSGLTSMATGSQAMAETLGRGLNMELPVKLVAIFIVLLVGLVIYRGIRESMWLNILCTGVEAVGLLFIIAVGMRFWGGVDYMETPVAQPGEETGNAILMMLVLQGAVLMFFSFIGFEDILNISEEVKNPERNVPIGLLSAMVVATMIYMAVAITAVSVIPWQELSESKAPLMEVAKKAAPWFNNIDTVYIGITLFAIGNTALLNYIMGSRLLYGMSRQGLLPPVLGKVHHKRRTPHVAIMVLFVVVTGLILSGNVKALAESTVLLLLMVFTMVNISLLVLKLRPGEPRGGFEVPLVVPILGALVCLILIAVRVQAAWTSADPQSHVAPLVALAIVVVSLGLFFLLKPFKAMTEGD; this is encoded by the coding sequence ATGGCATCCACTACTATCTCTACCTCAAATGACGGCAAGGAGCCCGAGTTGCGCAAATCGCTGGGTGCCTGGCAGGTCGCGCTTTATGGATTGGGTTCGATGCTCGGCGCGGGCATTTATGCGTTGGTGGGAAAGGCGGCGGGGACGTTGGGGAATGCGATCTGGCTGGCGTTTCTGGCGGCGATGGTGGTGGCGATGCTGACCGGACTTTCCTATGCCTGTGTGGGCAGTCGTTATGCACGGGCGGGCGGGGCGGCCTACGTGACCCACCGGGCGCTGAAGCGGCCATGGTTGAGTTATGTGGTGGGATTGTGCGTGACGATGAGCGGATTGACCAGCATGGCAACCGGCTCGCAGGCCATGGCGGAGACTTTGGGGAGAGGCTTAAACATGGAGTTGCCGGTCAAGCTGGTGGCCATTTTTATTGTGCTGCTGGTGGGATTGGTGATTTATCGCGGGATTCGCGAAAGCATGTGGCTGAACATTCTCTGCACGGGAGTGGAGGCGGTGGGATTGCTGTTCATCATTGCCGTGGGCATGCGTTTCTGGGGCGGGGTGGACTACATGGAAACGCCGGTGGCCCAACCTGGCGAAGAAACTGGCAACGCGATCTTGATGATGCTGGTCCTGCAGGGGGCGGTGTTGATGTTCTTCTCGTTCATCGGGTTTGAGGACATTCTCAACATCAGCGAGGAAGTGAAGAACCCGGAACGCAACGTGCCGATCGGATTGCTGTCGGCGATGGTGGTGGCAACGATGATTTACATGGCCGTTGCGATCACGGCGGTGTCGGTAATTCCGTGGCAGGAGCTGTCCGAAAGCAAGGCACCCTTGATGGAGGTGGCGAAGAAGGCGGCACCGTGGTTCAACAACATCGACACCGTCTATATTGGCATCACTTTGTTTGCGATCGGGAACACGGCATTGCTCAACTACATCATGGGTTCACGTTTGTTGTATGGGATGAGCCGGCAAGGGTTGCTCCCACCCGTTTTGGGCAAGGTGCATCACAAACGCCGGACTCCGCACGTGGCGATCATGGTGTTGTTTGTGGTGGTGACCGGATTGATCCTTAGTGGCAACGTGAAGGCGTTGGCGGAGTCGACGGTGCTGCTGTTGCTGATGGTGTTCACGATGGTTAATATTTCATTGTTGGTGCTAAAACTGCGACCTGGCGAACCTCGTGGAGGATTTGAGGTGCCGCTGGTGGTGCCGATTTTGGGCGCGTTGGTGTGTTTGATTTTGATCGCCGTTCGGGTGCAGGCGGCCTGGACCAGCGCGGATCCACAGAGTCACGTAGCTCCGCTGGTGGCGCTGGCGATTGTGGTGGTTTCGCTGGGATTGTTCTTCCTGCTCAAGCCATTCAAGGCGATGACTGAGGGGGATTAA